ATCGGAACGACTGGATTTACAGAAGAGGATGTGGCCGAACTGAGCAGCCTTGCTGAAGAAAAAGAGCTTGGGGCTATTATCGCTCCTAACTTTGCGATCGGAGCTATTCTTATGATGAAATTCTCCCAGATGGCAGCGAGATACATGCCGGATGCTGAGATCATTGAGCAGCATCATGACCGCAAACTTGATGCTCCGTCCGGTACAGCCGTAAAAACAGCTCAGCTTATCAGTGAAGTTAGACAGGAGAAACAACAGGGACACCCAAAAGAGGAGGAGACGCTGCCCGGTGCAAGAGGAGCGGAATTTGACGGAATGCGAATCCACAGTGTGCGTCTTCCCGGACTGGTAGCTCATCAGGAAGTACTGTTTGGTGGTGAAGGACAGACGCTGAAGATCAGACATGATTCCATGAACCGCCGTTCATTTATGCCCGGAGTGAAACTCGCATGTGAAGCAGCCATGAAACTGAATGTACTCGTGTACGGTCTGGAACACATTATTGAATAAGAGAGGACGACGCCCTGATGAACATTGCACTC
This DNA window, taken from Alteribacter keqinensis, encodes the following:
- the dapB gene encoding 4-hydroxy-tetrahydrodipicolinate reductase produces the protein MTRIVIAGPRGNMGKEAVTMVTETEEFELAAVIDRKYDGMSMRDVDDLPNLDVPVFTDAGECFEKIKPDVLIDLTNPQTGKVHMKQALLNGVRPVIGTTGFTEEDVAELSSLAEEKELGAIIAPNFAIGAILMMKFSQMAARYMPDAEIIEQHHDRKLDAPSGTAVKTAQLISEVRQEKQQGHPKEEETLPGARGAEFDGMRIHSVRLPGLVAHQEVLFGGEGQTLKIRHDSMNRRSFMPGVKLACEAAMKLNVLVYGLEHIIE